The following are encoded together in the Candidatus Aminicenantes bacterium genome:
- a CDS encoding type IV pilus twitching motility protein PilT, producing MPLVIHDLLQKTVELDASDLHITTYIPPRLRIHGVLKSLDLPPLTPAETKTLIYSLLTDKQKKQFEEKLELDFSFGVKDMGRFRANVFMQKGAVGAAIRRFLPSMWSFQKLGIPPRVAQLCYLPRGLILVTGPTGCGKSTSLACMIDHINSERAVHIVTIEDPIEYYFTPKTALINQRELYADTLSYPNALRSVLREDPDVVLVGEMRDIETVEATLRVAETGHLTFSTLHTNSASETISRIIDIFPAQYQTQARIMLSMSVEAILTQALLPRADGKGRVLAMEILIPNPAIRNLIRENKIHMIYSQMQLAQEKSGMQTFNQSLSELYFQRAISRETALAVTSFPEELTDIIQRREARSASYSTSSSKR from the coding sequence ATGCCGCTGGTCATCCATGATCTCCTGCAGAAGACGGTCGAGCTGGACGCCTCCGACCTGCATATCACCACATATATCCCGCCCCGGCTCCGCATCCACGGCGTCCTGAAGTCGCTCGACCTGCCGCCCCTGACCCCGGCCGAGACCAAAACGCTCATCTACAGCCTGCTGACCGACAAGCAGAAGAAGCAGTTCGAAGAGAAGCTGGAGCTCGACTTTTCCTTCGGCGTCAAGGACATGGGCCGCTTCCGGGCCAATGTCTTCATGCAGAAAGGGGCGGTCGGAGCGGCCATCCGCCGCTTCCTGCCTTCGATGTGGAGCTTTCAGAAGCTGGGCATCCCGCCCCGGGTGGCCCAGCTTTGCTACCTGCCGCGCGGGCTCATCCTCGTCACCGGTCCCACCGGCTGCGGCAAATCGACCTCCCTGGCCTGCATGATCGATCACATCAACAGCGAGCGGGCCGTCCACATCGTGACCATCGAGGACCCGATCGAGTACTATTTCACGCCCAAAACCGCGCTGATCAACCAGCGCGAGCTTTACGCCGACACGTTGTCCTACCCCAACGCCCTGCGCTCGGTCCTGCGCGAAGACCCCGACGTGGTCCTGGTCGGCGAGATGCGCGACATCGAGACCGTGGAGGCCACCCTGCGGGTGGCCGAGACCGGCCACCTGACCTTCTCCACCCTGCACACCAACTCGGCCTCCGAGACGATCTCCCGGATCATCGACATCTTCCCGGCCCAGTACCAGACCCAGGCCCGGATCATGCTCTCGATGTCCGTGGAGGCGATCCTGACCCAGGCCCTCTTGCCGCGGGCCGACGGCAAGGGCCGCGTCCTGGCCATGGAGATCCTCATCCCCAATCCCGCCATCCGGAACCTGATCCGCGAGAACAAGATTCACATGATCTATAGCCAAATGCAGCTGGCCCAGGAAAAGTCGGGCATGCAGACCTTCAATCAGTCGCTGTCCGAGCTTTATTTCCAGCGGGCCATCAGCCGCGAGACGGCGCTGGCCGTGACCTCGTTCCCCGAGGAGCTGACCGACATCATCCAGCGCCGCGAGGCGCGGTCGGCGTCCTATTCGACTTCCAGCTCGAAGCGCTAG
- the pilB gene encoding type IV-A pilus assembly ATPase PilB produces MGSTLGDILVKEKILTPDQLRAAQEFQRKHEVSLASAIIAQGQVSSEEMAQGLSRQLGYPYIDLDQFEVYPDVISLVTVDAAKKYMIMPIHRIRSFLTLAMVDPTDLDVIEDIRFRTGLSIQPVIASEPGIANAINKYYGASHAVRPKTVVEDIALADDSKISIIEEAAEDAEVQDESGPPADEAPIITLVNSIFVEAIKKGASDIHFEPYEKSFRIRYRIDGILYETMNLPMKFKNPVLSRVKIVANMNIAEKRLPQDGRLKMRVKLDQVKKDVDMRVSSLPTIFGEKIVARLLDRENLQIDLTKLGFEPESLETFRKAIARPWGIILVTGPTGSGKTNTLYSAISTLNAMEKNIMTAEDPVEFYMPGINQVNIRDEIDLTFAAALRAFLRQDPDIMLVGEMRDQETVDTAIKAALTGHLVFSTVHTNDAASTVHRLMNMNVEPFLIADSVVLVVAQRLIRKVCKRCGVPTKVPARVLTELGFTAEEAESVQVYQGRGCEVCNNTGYKGRTALFEVMEVTPAIKDMILVRAQSKDIKRKSMEQGMITLRRSGLIKIKAGITSIDEVARETIKD; encoded by the coding sequence ATGGGATCCACGCTGGGCGATATTCTGGTCAAGGAAAAAATTCTGACCCCCGATCAATTGCGGGCGGCCCAGGAATTCCAGCGCAAACACGAAGTCTCGCTGGCCAGCGCCATCATCGCCCAAGGCCAAGTCTCGTCCGAGGAGATGGCCCAGGGCTTGAGCCGCCAGCTCGGCTATCCTTACATCGATTTGGATCAGTTCGAGGTCTACCCCGACGTCATCAGCCTGGTCACAGTGGACGCGGCCAAGAAATACATGATTATGCCGATCCACCGGATTCGGTCGTTCCTCACGCTGGCGATGGTCGACCCGACCGACCTCGACGTGATCGAAGACATCCGCTTCCGGACCGGGCTCAGCATCCAGCCCGTCATCGCTTCGGAACCGGGCATCGCCAACGCCATCAACAAGTACTACGGCGCCTCCCACGCCGTCCGCCCCAAGACTGTGGTCGAGGACATCGCCCTGGCCGACGACTCCAAGATCAGCATCATCGAGGAGGCCGCTGAGGATGCCGAGGTCCAGGACGAGTCCGGCCCCCCGGCCGACGAAGCCCCGATCATCACCCTGGTCAACTCCATCTTCGTCGAAGCCATCAAGAAGGGCGCTTCCGACATCCATTTCGAGCCCTACGAAAAGTCCTTCCGCATCCGCTACCGCATCGACGGCATCCTCTACGAGACGATGAACCTGCCGATGAAATTCAAGAACCCGGTCCTGTCGCGGGTCAAGATCGTCGCCAACATGAACATCGCCGAGAAGCGCCTGCCCCAGGACGGCCGGCTCAAGATGCGGGTCAAGCTGGATCAGGTTAAAAAGGACGTGGACATGCGCGTCTCGTCCCTGCCGACGATTTTCGGCGAGAAGATCGTGGCCCGGCTCCTCGACCGCGAGAACCTCCAGATCGACCTGACCAAGCTGGGCTTCGAGCCCGAATCCCTGGAGACCTTCCGCAAAGCCATCGCCCGCCCCTGGGGCATCATCCTGGTCACCGGACCGACCGGCAGCGGCAAGACCAACACCCTGTACTCGGCCATCTCCACGCTCAACGCCATGGAAAAGAACATCATGACGGCCGAGGACCCGGTCGAGTTTTACATGCCGGGCATCAACCAGGTCAACATCCGGGACGAAATCGACCTGACCTTCGCCGCCGCCCTGCGGGCCTTCCTGCGGCAGGATCCCGACATCATGCTGGTCGGCGAAATGCGCGACCAGGAGACCGTGGACACGGCCATCAAGGCGGCCCTGACAGGCCACCTGGTCTTCTCCACCGTCCACACCAACGACGCCGCCTCGACCGTCCACCGGCTGATGAACATGAACGTCGAGCCGTTCCTGATCGCCGACTCCGTCGTCCTGGTCGTGGCCCAGCGGCTGATCCGCAAGGTCTGCAAGCGCTGCGGCGTGCCGACCAAGGTGCCGGCCCGGGTCCTGACCGAGCTCGGGTTCACCGCCGAGGAGGCCGAATCGGTCCAAGTCTACCAGGGCCGCGGCTGCGAGGTCTGCAACAACACCGGTTACAAGGGCCGGACGGCCCTGTTTGAGGTTATGGAGGTCACGCCGGCGATCAAGGACATGATCCTGGTGCGGGCCCAGTCCAAGGACATCAAGCGGAAGTCCATGGAGCAGGGCATGATCACGTTGCGCCGCAGCGGCCTGATCAAGATCAAGGCCGGCATCACCTCGATCGATGAAGTGGCCCGGGAGACGATCAAGGACTAG
- a CDS encoding type II secretion system F family protein, with protein sequence MPTYIWKGKNRYGDAVAGERLAGSADELTRILQKEQIQIASISLQRSGLKFLHLGERVKPKELAIYSRQLAVLIDAELPLIQSLNILAEQTRNKYFKKVIKSVGEDVEAGSSLNQAKRKFPKVFDDLFCNLVASGEQSGSLDTMLKRLADFIEKMVKLRSQVRQAMVYPAAIITFALIVAVFLLWKVIPIFGSIFAELGARLPGITRGVLSLSGFIQSYIVYMVLAIVAGIFLFRYYRKTTAGRWSVDRAALRIPILGKILAKVAISRVTRTLSTLLSGGVSMLECLKITSTTAGNVILEKAVMDARRTVAEGRSLTESFQATGRFPFMMIQMVKVGEETGTLDQMLGRLADFYDDEVSSSVAMLMSLLEPIMMIFVGGIVGGLILAMYLPMFSLMAQIQ encoded by the coding sequence ATGCCCACATACATCTGGAAAGGCAAGAACCGCTACGGCGACGCCGTCGCGGGCGAGCGGCTGGCGGGATCGGCCGACGAGCTGACCCGAATCCTTCAGAAAGAGCAGATCCAGATCGCTTCGATTTCCCTCCAGCGGAGCGGGCTGAAGTTCCTGCACCTGGGCGAGAGGGTCAAGCCCAAGGAGCTGGCCATTTACAGCCGCCAGTTGGCCGTGCTGATCGACGCCGAGTTGCCCCTCATCCAAAGCCTCAACATCCTGGCCGAACAGACCCGCAACAAGTATTTCAAGAAAGTCATCAAATCCGTCGGCGAGGACGTCGAGGCCGGCTCCAGCCTGAACCAGGCCAAGCGCAAGTTTCCCAAGGTCTTCGACGATTTATTCTGCAACTTGGTCGCCTCGGGCGAGCAGAGCGGCTCGCTCGACACCATGCTGAAGCGGCTGGCCGACTTCATCGAAAAAATGGTCAAGCTCCGCAGCCAGGTCCGGCAGGCTATGGTCTACCCGGCGGCCATCATCACTTTCGCCCTCATCGTGGCGGTCTTCCTGCTCTGGAAGGTCATCCCGATCTTCGGCAGCATCTTCGCCGAGCTGGGGGCCCGGCTGCCCGGGATCACCCGGGGCGTCCTCTCCCTGAGCGGCTTCATCCAGAGCTACATCGTGTACATGGTCCTGGCGATCGTGGCCGGAATCTTTTTATTCCGATACTACCGCAAAACGACGGCGGGCCGTTGGTCCGTGGACCGGGCTGCGCTGCGCATCCCCATCCTGGGTAAAATTCTGGCCAAGGTGGCCATCTCCCGCGTCACCCGGACGCTGAGCACCCTGCTGTCCGGCGGCGTTTCGATGCTGGAGTGCCTGAAGATCACCTCCACTACGGCCGGCAACGTCATCCTGGAGAAAGCGGTCATGGACGCCCGGCGGACGGTGGCCGAGGGCCGCAGCCTGACCGAGTCCTTCCAGGCCACGGGGCGCTTCCCCTTCATGATGATCCAAATGGTCAAGGTCGGCGAGGAGACCGGCACTCTGGACCAGATGCTGGGCAGGCTGGCCGATTTCTACGATGACGAAGTCTCGTCTTCCGTCGCCATGCTGATGTCGCTGCTCGAGCCGATCATGATGATCTTTGTCGGCGGAATCGTCGGCGGGCTGATCCTTGCGATGTACCTGCCGATGTTCAGCCTGATGGCCCAGATTCAATGA
- a CDS encoding NAD(P)-dependent alcohol dehydrogenase, producing MKAVVCTGYGPPDVLDLRQVDKPVPKDHEVLIKVHATTVHRGDVRIRSFDVPRGQRLMARLVLGFTRPKNPILGMELAGEVESVGKDVTLFKPGDEVFAFTGWGLGAYAESKCLREKPRKSAVKDGMLAAKPANMTFEEAAAGVATGGVVALRILRKANITSGQKVLIYGASGSVGTYAVQLAKSFGADVTGVCSTANLEMVRSLGADRVIDYTQQDFTAGDKTYDVVFDAVGKLLPSRARRPLKKTGVYLNVNKDAGSKGGSPEDLAFLKELIEAGKVRAVIDRRYPLEEIVAAHTYVEKGHKKGHVVVTVLGS from the coding sequence GTGAAAGCCGTCGTGTGCACGGGCTACGGCCCTCCCGATGTCCTTGATCTCCGACAGGTCGACAAGCCTGTTCCGAAGGATCACGAAGTGTTAATCAAAGTGCACGCCACGACGGTGCACCGCGGGGATGTGAGGATTCGAAGCTTCGACGTTCCCCGCGGGCAGCGGCTCATGGCGCGTCTGGTCCTCGGCTTCACTCGCCCGAAGAACCCGATCCTGGGGATGGAACTGGCCGGAGAGGTCGAGTCGGTCGGCAAGGATGTGACCCTCTTCAAGCCGGGCGACGAGGTCTTCGCCTTCACTGGTTGGGGCTTAGGCGCCTATGCCGAGTCCAAATGCTTGCGGGAGAAGCCCCGGAAATCGGCCGTCAAGGATGGGATGCTGGCGGCGAAGCCGGCCAACATGACCTTTGAGGAAGCCGCGGCCGGGGTCGCCACCGGAGGGGTTGTGGCCCTGCGCATCCTCCGGAAGGCGAACATCACGAGCGGGCAGAAGGTTCTGATCTACGGCGCCTCCGGAAGCGTCGGCACCTATGCCGTGCAACTCGCCAAGTCATTCGGGGCGGATGTCACCGGGGTCTGCAGTACGGCCAATCTGGAGATGGTGAGATCTCTCGGGGCCGACCGGGTGATCGATTACACACAGCAGGACTTCACCGCGGGCGACAAGACCTATGACGTCGTCTTCGATGCCGTCGGCAAGCTCCTGCCCTCACGGGCCAGGAGGCCTTTGAAAAAGACAGGCGTCTATCTCAACGTCAACAAGGACGCGGGTTCTAAAGGCGGGAGTCCCGAGGACCTTGCTTTCCTCAAGGAGCTCATCGAGGCCGGGAAGGTCCGGGCGGTCATCGACAGGCGCTATCCGCTGGAGGAGATCGTTGCGGCCCACACGTATGTCGAGAAGGGGCACAAGAAAGGGCATGTGGTCGTCACCGTATTAGGCAGTTAG